The following coding sequences are from one Peromyscus eremicus chromosome X, PerEre_H2_v1, whole genome shotgun sequence window:
- the Mtcp1 gene encoding protein p13 MTCP-1, with translation MAREDVGAPPDHLWVHQEGVYRDEYQRTWVAVVEEETSFLKARVQQVQVPLGDATRPSHLLTSQLPLMWQLYPEERYMDNNSRLWQIQHHLMVRGVQELLLKLLPDD, from the exons ATGGCAAGAGAGGATGTGGGGGCTCCACCCGATCATCTCTGGGTTCACCAAGAAGGTGTCTACCGCGACGAATATCAGCGCACATGGGTAGCTGTGGTGGAAGAG GAGACAAGTTTCCTAAAGGCTCGAGTCCAGCAAGTTCAGGTTCCCTTAGGTGATGCAACTAGGCCAAGTCACCTTCTTACTTCCCAACTACCTCTCATGTGGCAACTCTACCCAGAGGAGCGCTACATGGATAACAACTCTCGCTTGTGGCAGATTCAGCATCATTTAATG gTCAGGGgagtacaggaactactgcttaAACTTTTGCCTGATGATTAA
- the Cmc4 gene encoding cx9C motif-containing protein 4: MPQKDPCQKQACEIQKCLQANNYMESKCQAVIQELRKCCAQYPKGRSLVCSGFEKEEENLTLKSGSK, encoded by the exons ATGCCACAAAAGGATCCATGCCAGAAACAAGCCTGTGAAATACAGAAATGTTTACAAG CCAACAACTATATGGAATCGAAGTGTCAGGCTGTCATCCAAGAACTTCGTAAGTGTTGTGCTCAATATCCCAAGGGAAGATCTCTTGTCTGCTCAGGatttgagaaagaagaagaaaacctgACACTAAAGTCTGGATCCAAGTAA